The Henckelia pumila isolate YLH828 unplaced genomic scaffold, ASM3356847v2 CTG_525:::fragment_3, whole genome shotgun sequence genome segment ATATGCATGGCATGGTCTCTTGAATTTTACGAGAAAACCGGGGAGGgctgataaaattttattttgggatgttaattaattttgttattgaaatactattaaaataaatatcaatAGTTTTAATAATTGTACGTACGTGCATGTTTTTAGAACGAggacttgtattttttttaaaggaaaatcgaattattaaatcaaataaacactCATAGTAAAAATTGGTGGGAAtgtggggtttttttttttttttttactaaattaAAGGGGAGAAGATgctaaaatcattttttttttaaaaaaatgtttattaatgaaaataagGGTGAGAAGAAGAGAATACTGGGAGTTGAGGGAGGCACTCATCGGCTCTTAATTTGacttaaataaatgtttttaaaaGTACTACTGATctatccaaatgatatgagacAATATATAAAAGTAcgtacttttttttaaaaatattttttctcttATAGCTTCTTAATCCAAACGCAATTTAAGTCTGTATAATAATTTATTGTAGAGAAAGCTTGAGGAAAAAAGAGCAAAATCCCTCGAGAAAATGCAAAATGATATGGCAAAAGCAAAGAGAATAGCCGAGGAGAGGAGAGCATCCGCCGAGGCCAAGAGAGGCACACAAGTGGCTAAAATTCTTGACATCGCCAATTTGATGAGAGTCATTGGACGACCTCCCGTCAAACGATCTTTCTTCTAAAAAGAGGGggggaaaaattaaaaaatcccaTGTACACCTAATTTTATATGTATCCGATCCATATGTATTTACTGCTTTGTGTTAATTCATAGTAAAATATTAGtttgtcaaaaatattaattaatggtTTCTAATTGTGCTGCATTGTTAATTAATTGGTACATATATTGTTCAGAGATTAACACATGATTCCTAATTTGATGGAAACTATATCCACCCATTATGTACGGGAATGGATCCCCTAATGTGGTGTCGTTTTGACACCACTCCCCATTATGTACTCGAGCTAATGAGTAATTATTAAGATCCTTTTGCTGGATTTGGCAGGAGTCATATAGGTAAAAAGAAACTAATTCCTGCCTGCCATATATCTCCCACAAATAGTGGAAAACTTAATGAAATATTGGTATGGCCAATGGGTTAATTTGACAAAATTTCAAAGTGTGAtttctaaaaaataaattatgttacttaaaatattttattatttaaattaattatatatcataatataatattttcacCAAAAGAGATAattttttatcaaatataaaattCCAACCTCGAACCATCAACTTCAAATTCATTTTCCAATTATTTTATCtcattaaacaaatatttatatttactaTTTACTTTTACTTTTAAGTGGTttaaatattgattttattttatttatcacaTACTCATATTCATattcatattattattattattattattattattacgtACCCAAAAACAGTACTTTGCAAAGTATGTTTTACTTGaaagtaataaaaataataaataaaggaAGAACCGATCCTAGCCACTAGGTAGGCCGGGAGAGGAAAAGAAAATTTGATCTAGagatattttgtttttaatattatattattattaaaatgtgCTTTTATTTCATTATCTGTTATGATGCTATTATTCAAAATTGCTAATACTACTTATTCATAATTTATGCACGTTATTAtaggaaatatatttaaatatctcaatttaaCAAGTGTTTCCAAGCATACCATAATTGCTAAATGTAATTACATACATATAATTATTACTCCTATAAACTAATAAATTTATGTAAACGATTTATCACAAAAGTACAAAACTAGATTTgaatacataatatatatttagaaATATGATATCAATAGAGATGATCCATGGAGTGGTTAGAGTTGAACTGGATACTATCAAATTTAAGTTTTTGCATGATCGATCTAATTAATTCCATGAGTCAAGTATCGATACTATCGATTATATTAGTAGTTAATTAATAATCACTCGACCGTCCATATATGTTGTATGTATTTGATTAAACACTATAATGATTCAAAATTGATTGGATGAACATTAGCATAGTATAATTAATAATCAAAATTGATTATAAATGGATGAGCACTAGCTTTTTTACTTCAATGCaagacaatttttatttttattttttggaataAAATGCAAGGACATTCTTATTTGCACCAAATTACCAATAAAATGTTTTTAATATAGACTCGAAATTAACTTCACAAATATAGATATACATGTAACTCGTTTATGCCGTTGAATATACATTTTTCCAGAATCAATATTTTAGTGTATTAGGTTATTTTAAAATCCATTATAtagctttcaaaaaaaaaaaaatccgttATATATGCACAACTAGTATCAGTCACATTAATCCAACCTAATAATGTAAaagagaaatatttttattccaAAACTAAAAAATGGAGTAAtgccaatttttttaattaaatttttttcgaataataaatataataatacattatcacttccttttcaaaaaaaataaaaataaattatcactttattaattattattattattttttgaagccactttattaattaatttttgggacCCCTAATAAAAGTGAATATAACCAAGTAGTGACATTTCCAACTTCCCCAAATTTCATTGGCGcaactcttttaattttttcttttggatttgacCCAACGTTTAACCAGAATTGACTTATGCCTGAAGTCCGCTGCTCTGATAGGCGGAACCCAAACCACATTTCATTCCAGTTTAATCGCTTAGCCCCGAAACCTGACGCGCTCAAAGCGGTCACCGGTTTCCCCGGTCGCTCCTATCTTTCTTCCGTTTATTTTCTCCGAGTCCTTTCACCTGCCCTACCGGTTTCCATTCCACTAGCATTTACAGACTACAGTTTACATTTACTGCTTCCAGTCTACTCATCTCAACggagaaaaaataaaagaaaatgaaaatggaAAGAGGGGAGAGAGATGGAAATGCGTTAGAGAGAGGAAGTCAACAAGATACATAACATAGGAGATGGCGAGTAAAAAAGCGGCAGAAGGGGGATGCCTTTTTTCTTGTTATCACAGTTTTCTTATGTTTTTCCCATTCACTCCATCACTGTAGATCTGCAGATATATAGATTGAAATGGGAGTGGATTTAAATATTCAAGATTGAAGCTTTTTTGCTGCTGGTGATGGTGgctcattttattttttctcgTTTGATTGTTAACTGGTGAGAAATACTGATTTTTAATCCTTTATTTACTTATCGAGTTTTGCTAGAGTATGTTTGTGGGCATCTGgaagtgtttttattttttttttggttatggTTGTGCATAGGTTTTACTAGTACTTGGTTTGTATTGATAGGTGTATTCTGATATTTGTAGTGCTTGATGTTTGATTTAATTGGTCTGGGTTTGCATAGATATGCAAGAATTGGATATTTGTTACGAGGCTGTCAGCATGCATCATCACAAAGGTGTATTGAATATTACTGAATGGCTGTCTTTCTGTTGTTTGCGTGTGTTGGGGTGGGGGTGGTGGTCTTTTATGGGAAAGAACcggaattttttgtttttgtggttctttcctgctgattttttttttgctcaTTTGGGATCAGCTATAATCTTTAGATTGCTTCGAGGTATTCTCAACAATTTTTCAGCTGTTGGAAGAAAATTTTCAAGTATAAATGTTATTACTATTTCTTTTTTGTATGATGACTCTCGTGAATCTTTCGGGGGAAAAAAACTGTAGGGAGGGGTATATTTTAATTCTCATTTTTACCTTTTCTGTTGTGTTGATTTTCATAACATATACGTCAACACATACTGCAGGCCACTGTTATTGGAGAAAAGTATGTCATACTTGAGAAATTTAACTAGATATTGATGTTCTTACCAATTTTACTGAAAATGAGAGTTTTTTACAGCAGTCATTATCGTTCTGATTATTCCTCATACATCATCATAAATGTTACTTTCCTCTTTATAGGTATGCAACACGTCTATTATGTTGCACACCATAAAAGACTTTCCTTTTTATAGTACatacttttattttttggaaatttatcaACATTTTCACCTACTAGTCCTCTTTTTTGTGTCTTGATCAATTATTGCCATTGTCTTATTGCATATTCAACTATTTTTAAGCTTTTCTTCCTTACAATGATGTCAgctgtttttgttttgtttcttgcTACCAGTCGGACTCACGTGATGAAAGCATGTGCAAATTGAACCATAATATAGAGGTTGGAAGTGATCAAGATAGCTGTAATCATGAGTGTTAATCTTTTGACCATTAAAACCGACAATTCTTTTGCTAATTTGCTTGAGCTTGCTGCCAATAATGATGTTGAAGGATTTGAAAGGTTCGTTGAGTGTGAACCATCTAGTATTGATGAGGTTGGACTGTGGTATGGACGACGAAAAGATTCGAATCAAATGGTTCTGCATCATAGAACTCCCTTGATGGTGGCTGCCACTTATGGCAGCATTGATGTTCTGAAAGCGATTATCTCTTCACCCGAAGTAGATGTTAATCGATGCTGTGGTGTCGATAAGGATACGGCTTTACATTGTGCTGCATCTGGTGGATCTACGAATGCAGTTAACATTGTTAAACTACTAATGGCGGCAGGTGCGGATCCCAATCTAACAAATGCAAATGGTAAATTCCCTCTTGATATTACTGTTGTTTCTCCAAAGTGTCCGGACAATAAATTTTCCCTTCAAATGTTACTGGCTGTTGATGCTTCATTTGATGAGGGGGATTTGAGAGTGTCAAGAGGCACTTCTAACTCTAGTTCTCCGCCACTGTCGCAGTCTCCTGGAAATGGATCCCCGTGTTCTCCTCCAGAGATGATACCAGCTGAACTGAACTTTAATGATGTTTCTGGGTCATCTGTCCCAGAGAAGAAAGAATACCCTTTTGATCCATCTTTACCTGACATCAAGAACAGCATCTATTCTACGGATGAGTTTAGAATGTTTTCGTTCAAGGTTCGACCCTGTTCTCGTGCCTACTCCCACGACTGGACCGAGTGCCCATTTGTTCACCCTGGTGAAAATGCCCGAAGGAGGGATCCGAGGAAGTTTCACTATAGCTGTGTGATGTGCCCAGATTTTCGTAAAGGGGCTTGTCGAAGAGGGGACATGTGTGAATATGCTCATGGGGTTTTCGAGTGCTGGCTTCACCCTGCTCAATACAGAACTCGGCTTTGCAAAGATGGTACAAGTTGCAATAGAAGAGTTTGTTTCTTTGCGCACACCCAAGTTGAACTTCGACCCTTGTATGCTTCTACCGGTTCCGCTGTACCATCTCCTCGTTCGATCAACTCTGCTTCTAATGCATTTGATTTTGCTGCGGCGATGAACTTTTTACCTGGTTCACCTTCTTCACACCCAGTGATGTCTCCTTCGCCTTTCTCTCCGCCTTTGTCTCCATCAACCAATGGCATTACAAGTACAGGTTGGCCACCCCAACAAAATGTCCCAGCCTTGCTTTTGCCAGGAAGCAACCTCCAGTCCAGTCGATTGCGCTCGTCGTTAAATGCTAGAGATGTCCCCCCTGAAGACTTGAGTTTATTTGCAGGTATTGATTTACAGCAGAGGCAGCTCCTGAACGAGTTATCCATTCACTCACAATCAAGTCCCAATACCAATTTGTTGAATCTTTCTGCCCGTCCAAATACTCTAACTCCATCAAATCTGGAGGACATGTTTTCTGCAGAGAGCTCTTCTCCTAGATATTCTGATCAAGCCTTGGCTTCAGCTGTTTTCTCTCCTACACATAAGTCTGCCATTTTTCACCAATTCCAGCAGCAGCAGCAAAGCATGCTATCTCCAATTAAGACTAATTTTTCACCTAGAAATATCGATCACTCTACACTCCAGTCACCTTTTGGGGTTCCATCTCCGGGGAGAATGTCACCCCACAATGTGGATCCTATCTCTCCGATGAATTCCCGAGTGTCGATGCTAGCTCAGCTTGAGAAGCAACATCAACAGTTTAGGAGTCTCAGTTCACGAGATTTTGGCTCCAATGCCGCAACTGCAGTTTCTTCT includes the following:
- the LOC140873152 gene encoding zinc finger CCCH domain-containing protein 30-like, with amino-acid sequence MSVNLLTIKTDNSFANLLELAANNDVEGFERFVECEPSSIDEVGLWYGRRKDSNQMVLHHRTPLMVAATYGSIDVLKAIISSPEVDVNRCCGVDKDTALHCAASGGSTNAVNIVKLLMAAGADPNLTNANGKFPLDITVVSPKCPDNKFSLQMLLAVDASFDEGDLRVSRGTSNSSSPPLSQSPGNGSPCSPPEMIPAELNFNDVSGSSVPEKKEYPFDPSLPDIKNSIYSTDEFRMFSFKVRPCSRAYSHDWTECPFVHPGENARRRDPRKFHYSCVMCPDFRKGACRRGDMCEYAHGVFECWLHPAQYRTRLCKDGTSCNRRVCFFAHTQVELRPLYASTGSAVPSPRSINSASNAFDFAAAMNFLPGSPSSHPVMSPSPFSPPLSPSTNGITSTGWPPQQNVPALLLPGSNLQSSRLRSSLNARDVPPEDLSLFAGIDLQQRQLLNELSIHSQSSPNTNLLNLSARPNTLTPSNLEDMFSAESSSPRYSDQALASAVFSPTHKSAIFHQFQQQQQSMLSPIKTNFSPRNIDHSTLQSPFGVPSPGRMSPHNVDPISPMNSRVSMLAQLEKQHQQFRSLSSRDFGSNAATAVSSFEDSWGSPNGVPGWAVTANELGRLKRSSSFETLNNGEEPDLSWVHSLVKESPQDKQDKSASQIANIAGSASSSGEDANFIAKTEQVDQSVLGAWLEQMQLDQLMAQ